A genomic segment from Dermatobacter hominis encodes:
- a CDS encoding extracellular solute-binding protein, producing MIRRPRSRQLVMLLALVLASALVAAACGGDDGASGSEGDQPAAGAPCPTDLADGTTEITLWHPYNTLTKTTLESIVEAYNASQTKVHVDVESQGNTIELQKKFSDSIGNPDTLPDLVFTEDTNLQFMSDSGVVVPATSCRGSDAEGAEYLDGLLPAVTSAYTVGDTLWPAAFSVSTLMMYANNAELKAAGLEPDVFPQTLDELRTMAEKIKAANLPGVTAPLVMKLDPWVLETLLTGSKQLIVDEDNGRSALAGASELDNDRSTAVLDWIQGMVADGLLQTIPYGDSIDDFLAFSQGNASFIISGQRSITTVAAVMDGQDGGIDIDGAPSTETLQKLDIDAGLFPGLEEAGQSGVSGSAGYVVDTSDAEVAAAWDFMKYFNALPQQQRWVLEGSYLPSSQSVIDSPEVQAAFDSTRAGRWTATVAEGMTDLDPDFPGPLVGPYNEYRDELIGLLTKVADGAPVGATLTESSDAITELLRSYRSEVGG from the coding sequence GTGATCCGTCGCCCCCGGTCCCGTCAGCTCGTGATGCTGCTCGCCCTCGTGCTCGCGTCCGCCCTCGTGGCCGCGGCCTGCGGCGGCGACGACGGCGCGTCCGGCTCCGAGGGCGACCAGCCCGCCGCCGGGGCCCCGTGCCCGACCGACCTGGCCGACGGCACGACCGAGATCACCCTCTGGCACCCGTACAACACGCTCACCAAGACCACCCTGGAGTCGATCGTCGAGGCCTACAACGCCTCGCAGACGAAGGTGCACGTGGACGTCGAGTCGCAGGGCAACACCATCGAGCTCCAGAAGAAGTTCAGCGACTCGATCGGCAACCCCGACACGCTGCCCGACCTCGTCTTCACCGAGGACACCAACCTGCAGTTCATGAGCGACTCTGGCGTCGTGGTGCCGGCGACGTCGTGCCGGGGATCGGACGCCGAGGGCGCCGAGTACCTGGACGGCCTGCTGCCGGCGGTCACCTCCGCCTACACCGTGGGCGACACGCTGTGGCCGGCGGCGTTCAGCGTCTCGACGCTCATGATGTACGCGAACAACGCCGAGCTGAAGGCGGCGGGCCTCGAGCCGGACGTCTTCCCGCAGACGCTCGACGAGCTGCGGACGATGGCGGAGAAGATCAAGGCGGCCAACCTGCCCGGGGTGACGGCGCCGCTCGTCATGAAGCTCGATCCGTGGGTGCTCGAGACGCTCCTGACCGGCTCGAAGCAGCTGATCGTCGACGAGGACAACGGCCGCTCCGCGCTGGCGGGCGCGTCGGAGCTCGACAACGACCGCTCGACGGCGGTCCTGGACTGGATCCAGGGGATGGTCGCCGACGGCCTGCTCCAGACGATCCCGTACGGCGACAGCATCGACGACTTCCTGGCCTTCAGCCAGGGCAACGCCAGCTTCATCATCAGTGGCCAGCGATCGATCACCACGGTCGCCGCGGTGATGGACGGCCAGGACGGCGGGATCGACATCGACGGGGCCCCGAGCACCGAGACCCTGCAGAAGCTCGACATCGACGCCGGGCTCTTCCCCGGCCTCGAGGAGGCCGGCCAGTCGGGCGTGTCGGGCAGCGCCGGCTACGTCGTGGACACGTCCGACGCCGAGGTCGCGGCGGCCTGGGACTTCATGAAGTACTTCAACGCCCTCCCCCAGCAGCAGCGCTGGGTGCTCGAGGGCTCCTACCTCCCGTCCAGCCAGTCGGTGATCGACTCGCCCGAGGTGCAGGCGGCGTTCGACTCGACGAGGGCCGGCCGCTGGACGGCCACGGTGGCCGAGGGCATGACGGACCTCGACCCCGACTTCCCCGGTCCCCTCGTCGGCCCGTACAACGAGTACCGCGACGAGCTGATCGGCCTGCTCACGAAGGTCGCGGACGGCGCCCCGGTCGGGGCCACCCTGACCGAGAGCTCCGACGCCATCACCGAGCTCCTCCGGAGCTACCGGTCCGAGGTCGGCGGCTGA
- a CDS encoding acyl-CoA dehydrogenase codes for MSIAINEDHVALAGTVSDFLVKHRSREAARALLDGAPEALPSFWGDLAELGWLGLHLPEASGGSGFGLPELVVVVEETGRGLMPGPFVPTVIASATIAAAGSDEQRSALLPGLADGSTTAAVSLEGDLTVDGGRASGSVRTAVGAGVADVLLVPVGDDVAVVTLRTGDGTAAGVQLEVPPNLDPSRPSARVTLDGAEAQVLAGAAGTLVDLARLLFSAEAVGIARECTEQAAEYAKERQQFGRPIAMFQAVKHHCANMLVATELSTGNVWDAARTHGGDDREFSAAAAAAATLAVPAADLCAQLNIQVHGGIGFTWEHDAHMYLRRATAVEAIVSADRAAADLTDLHRAGVRRSVTIELPPEAEAIRDEVREVAASITGLSAEEQRTKLIDSGYVMPHWPRPWGRDAGAVEQLVIEEEFAAAGVKRPGYGITGWVILTLIQYATDDQIARWVRPALEQEVIWCQLFSEPDAGSDAAGVKTRATRVDGGWLVNGQKVWTSGAHVAGFGFATVRTNPDVPKHEGITIMVLDMHAEGVEVRPLKMPMGTSEFNEVFFNDVFVPDDDVVGPVDGGWTVARATLGNESVSIGGGQGGMAMPAEGLVDALDANPDRLAGGAERVGRYAASTRACDILNLRSAHRAVAGAAPGPEGAITKLVLSENLAEAAAVLNALNPDAAYLDAAGLTSGGLVLWHRGMSIAGGTSEIKRNQIGERILGLPRDPLIK; via the coding sequence ATGTCGATCGCCATCAACGAGGACCACGTCGCGCTCGCCGGCACGGTCTCGGACTTCCTCGTGAAGCACCGCTCCCGAGAGGCGGCCCGCGCGCTGCTCGACGGCGCACCCGAGGCCCTGCCGTCCTTCTGGGGCGACCTCGCCGAGCTGGGATGGCTCGGGCTGCACCTGCCCGAGGCGTCGGGAGGGTCGGGCTTCGGCCTCCCCGAGCTCGTGGTGGTGGTCGAGGAGACCGGCCGGGGCCTGATGCCGGGACCGTTCGTCCCGACGGTGATCGCCTCGGCCACGATCGCGGCGGCCGGGTCGGACGAGCAGCGGAGCGCGCTGCTGCCGGGCCTGGCCGACGGCTCCACCACGGCCGCCGTCTCGCTCGAGGGCGACCTCACCGTCGACGGCGGCCGCGCCTCGGGCTCGGTCCGGACCGCGGTGGGGGCCGGGGTCGCCGACGTCCTGCTCGTGCCGGTCGGCGACGACGTCGCGGTCGTGACGCTGCGCACCGGCGACGGCACCGCGGCCGGCGTGCAGCTCGAGGTGCCGCCGAACCTGGATCCCAGCCGGCCGTCGGCCCGCGTCACGCTCGACGGTGCCGAGGCCCAGGTCCTCGCCGGCGCCGCCGGCACGCTGGTCGACCTGGCCCGCCTCCTGTTCTCCGCCGAGGCGGTCGGCATCGCCCGGGAGTGCACCGAGCAGGCGGCCGAGTACGCCAAGGAGCGCCAGCAGTTCGGCCGCCCCATCGCCATGTTCCAGGCGGTGAAGCACCACTGCGCCAACATGCTCGTCGCCACCGAGCTCTCGACCGGCAACGTCTGGGACGCCGCCCGCACCCACGGCGGCGACGACCGCGAGTTCTCGGCCGCGGCCGCCGCGGCGGCGACGCTCGCGGTGCCGGCCGCCGACCTGTGCGCCCAGCTCAACATCCAGGTCCACGGCGGCATCGGCTTCACCTGGGAGCACGACGCGCACATGTACCTGCGGCGCGCGACCGCCGTCGAGGCGATCGTCTCGGCCGACCGGGCCGCCGCCGACCTGACCGACCTGCACCGCGCCGGTGTGCGCCGGAGCGTGACCATCGAGCTCCCGCCCGAGGCCGAGGCCATCCGGGACGAGGTGCGCGAGGTCGCGGCGAGCATCACGGGCCTGTCCGCCGAGGAGCAGCGCACGAAGCTCATCGACTCGGGCTACGTCATGCCGCACTGGCCCCGCCCGTGGGGCCGCGACGCCGGCGCCGTCGAGCAGCTGGTGATCGAGGAGGAGTTCGCCGCCGCGGGCGTCAAGCGCCCCGGCTACGGCATCACCGGCTGGGTGATCCTGACGCTGATCCAGTACGCCACCGACGACCAGATCGCCCGCTGGGTGCGCCCCGCGCTCGAGCAGGAGGTCATCTGGTGCCAGCTGTTCAGCGAGCCCGACGCCGGCTCCGACGCCGCCGGCGTCAAGACCCGGGCGACCCGGGTCGACGGCGGCTGGCTGGTCAACGGCCAGAAGGTGTGGACCAGCGGCGCGCACGTGGCCGGCTTCGGCTTCGCCACCGTGCGGACCAACCCCGACGTCCCCAAGCACGAGGGCATCACGATCATGGTCCTCGACATGCACGCCGAGGGCGTCGAGGTGCGGCCGCTCAAGATGCCGATGGGCACCTCGGAGTTCAACGAGGTCTTCTTCAACGACGTCTTCGTGCCCGACGACGACGTGGTCGGACCGGTCGACGGCGGCTGGACGGTCGCCCGGGCCACGCTCGGCAACGAGAGCGTGAGCATCGGCGGCGGCCAGGGCGGCATGGCGATGCCCGCCGAGGGGCTCGTCGACGCGCTGGACGCCAACCCCGACCGCCTCGCCGGCGGCGCCGAGCGCGTGGGGCGCTACGCGGCGAGCACCCGGGCGTGCGACATCCTCAACCTGCGCAGCGCGCATCGCGCCGTCGCCGGCGCGGCCCCCGGGCCCGAGGGTGCGATCACCAAGCTCGTCCTGTCGGAGAACCTGGCCGAGGCGGCCGCCGTGCTCAACGCGCTGAACCCCGACGCGGCCTACCTCGACGCCGCCGGCCTCACCTCGGGCGGCCTCGTGCTGTGGCACCGCGGCATGTCGATCGCCGGCGGCACGTCGGAGATCAAGCGCAACCAGATCGGCGAGCGCATCCTCGGCCTGCCGCGGGACCCGCTGATCAAGTAG
- a CDS encoding glycosyltransferase, producing MEGDGQGELRPLAGPVVAVVPARDAGDVGRTVSSVLATGRVDRCVVVDDGSVDDTAERARAAGAEVLVLPHNLGKGGAVRAAIDHTPEAGTYLLLDADLGGTAGRAVGLLDPVLAGTADLAIAVFPPAAGRGGFGTVKRGTTRAIQRLCGYTPVEALSGQRAVRADVLRRLVLAPRFGLEASMTVDAIRAGCRVVEVPLALEHEHTGRSLAGFRHRGAQAVDIVRGLAARVGTVRSRRVGMLAVAAAVLLAAAVPAWGRGGGGSPVAASSSRSMVLVTVSNTSLADLDRGVMPNIARLLGSTGGALTPRIPTGSEDQAASYASLGAGGPVTMGARGGDEPVAVGAWPTPWLPPTAPEVAVVAQPDGSARVVSRRVPQRRTNAYGTAGALGDALHEAGLSTTYLGARTDGPTDLATGRRAVPATGALALADADGRIDRAVPGELAPAPGPFAALGAARVSAEVGAAAATPGVVLVDAGGSQEPWPADRAMTAADRAARHERRLDQVRVADDLVGRIVTDHPDLLVVVVGVAPASHWRLTPIAVAGERAGAIWSPSTQRAGLSVLTDVAPTVLGALGVEVPTTMVGRPLAVSSEPSDLAAVQELHERTVLREGLSGSITVAFIVVQAIVYAAALVALSGARRRRRDGTGPAKGSWPGRLLSVTERLALACAGLPAVTFLYRLAPVPLQQPAVAATGIALGATAVAAVAVRFRRHPLSPLVAVAAVTLVIMVVDAASGGVLQDLSLFGYTPLTAARYYGMGNLGFAVLGAAVIVVAGSWVASQQVRGDGVFAAACLFAVVTVLQVAPVMGADFGGALVLVPTAVLAATAWSGVRIGVRRVLLAGAATLGVVLVLGALDATVGSGSHVGRFVSSGPAAMAEVVHRKIDSNVRVLTTSTWTWAVVVVGVFALGAALLAGRRAGRFERSPAWRTTLAVLVGFGVAGGLANDSGVAIPAMVAVFVGAFLLVVSARRPFEAPRVLEPA from the coding sequence ATGGAAGGGGACGGTCAGGGGGAGCTCCGACCGCTCGCCGGTCCGGTGGTGGCCGTCGTGCCCGCCCGGGACGCGGGCGACGTCGGGCGGACGGTGTCGTCGGTGCTCGCCACCGGGCGGGTCGATCGCTGCGTGGTGGTCGACGACGGCTCGGTCGACGACACGGCCGAACGGGCGCGTGCGGCCGGCGCCGAGGTGCTGGTGCTGCCGCACAACCTCGGCAAGGGAGGCGCCGTGCGCGCCGCCATCGACCACACCCCCGAGGCCGGCACCTACCTGCTGCTCGACGCAGACCTCGGCGGGACGGCCGGTCGCGCCGTCGGGCTGCTCGACCCGGTGCTCGCGGGGACGGCCGACCTGGCCATCGCGGTCTTCCCGCCGGCGGCCGGGCGGGGTGGGTTCGGCACGGTGAAGCGCGGGACGACGCGCGCGATCCAACGCCTCTGCGGCTACACCCCGGTCGAGGCGCTCTCCGGCCAGCGGGCGGTGCGCGCCGACGTCCTGCGGCGTCTGGTGCTGGCACCGCGCTTCGGCCTCGAGGCCTCGATGACGGTCGACGCGATCCGGGCCGGCTGCCGCGTCGTCGAGGTGCCGCTCGCCCTCGAGCACGAGCACACGGGTCGCAGCCTGGCCGGGTTCCGCCACCGCGGCGCCCAGGCGGTCGACATCGTCCGCGGCCTCGCGGCGCGGGTCGGGACCGTGCGGTCGCGGCGGGTCGGGATGCTGGCCGTGGCGGCGGCAGTCCTGCTCGCCGCGGCGGTGCCGGCATGGGGGCGCGGCGGGGGCGGCTCGCCGGTCGCGGCCTCGTCGTCGCGCTCGATGGTGCTGGTCACCGTGTCCAACACGAGCCTCGCCGACCTCGACCGCGGGGTCATGCCCAACATCGCCCGCCTGCTCGGATCGACCGGCGGCGCACTCACGCCCCGCATCCCGACGGGTTCCGAGGACCAGGCCGCGTCCTACGCCTCGCTGGGCGCCGGCGGACCCGTGACGATGGGTGCCCGAGGCGGGGACGAGCCGGTGGCGGTCGGGGCCTGGCCGACGCCGTGGCTGCCGCCGACCGCACCCGAGGTCGCGGTCGTCGCACAACCCGACGGCAGCGCCCGGGTGGTGAGCCGGCGCGTGCCGCAGCGGCGCACCAACGCCTACGGGACCGCCGGTGCGCTCGGCGACGCCCTGCACGAGGCCGGCCTGTCGACGACCTACCTGGGGGCGAGGACCGACGGACCGACGGACCTCGCGACCGGGCGGCGGGCGGTGCCCGCCACCGGCGCCCTCGCCCTCGCCGACGCCGACGGGCGCATCGACCGCGCCGTGCCGGGCGAGCTCGCCCCGGCGCCGGGGCCGTTCGCGGCGCTCGGCGCGGCGCGGGTCTCGGCCGAGGTCGGCGCCGCCGCCGCCACACCGGGGGTGGTGCTCGTCGACGCCGGCGGGTCCCAGGAGCCGTGGCCGGCGGACCGGGCGATGACGGCTGCGGACCGCGCCGCCCGGCACGAGCGGCGACTCGACCAGGTCCGCGTCGCCGACGACCTCGTCGGCCGCATCGTCACCGACCACCCCGACCTGCTCGTCGTGGTGGTGGGGGTCGCGCCCGCCTCGCACTGGCGGCTGACGCCGATCGCCGTGGCCGGCGAGCGGGCCGGCGCCATCTGGAGCCCGTCGACGCAGCGCGCCGGCCTGTCGGTGCTCACCGACGTCGCGCCGACCGTGCTCGGCGCGCTCGGCGTCGAGGTGCCCACGACCATGGTCGGCCGCCCGCTCGCGGTCAGCTCGGAGCCGTCCGACCTGGCGGCGGTGCAGGAGCTGCACGAGCGGACGGTGCTCCGGGAGGGGCTCTCGGGCAGCATCACGGTCGCGTTCATCGTCGTCCAGGCGATCGTCTACGCCGCCGCCCTGGTCGCGCTGTCGGGCGCGCGGCGACGCCGCCGTGACGGGACCGGCCCGGCGAAGGGGTCGTGGCCCGGCCGGCTGCTCTCGGTCACCGAGCGGCTCGCCCTGGCCTGCGCCGGGCTGCCGGCGGTCACCTTCCTCTACCGGCTCGCCCCCGTGCCGCTCCAGCAGCCGGCGGTCGCGGCGACGGGCATCGCGCTCGGCGCCACCGCCGTGGCGGCCGTCGCGGTGCGGTTCCGCCGCCACCCCCTGAGCCCGCTCGTGGCCGTCGCCGCAGTCACGCTGGTGATCATGGTCGTCGACGCCGCGTCGGGCGGCGTGCTGCAGGACCTCAGCCTGTTCGGCTACACCCCGCTCACGGCCGCCCGGTACTACGGCATGGGCAACCTCGGCTTCGCCGTCCTCGGCGCCGCCGTGATCGTCGTCGCCGGCTCGTGGGTCGCGTCGCAGCAGGTCCGCGGCGACGGCGTGTTCGCGGCGGCGTGCCTGTTCGCGGTGGTGACCGTCCTCCAGGTGGCGCCGGTGATGGGCGCCGACTTCGGCGGGGCGCTGGTGCTCGTCCCGACCGCCGTGCTCGCGGCCACCGCCTGGTCCGGCGTGCGCATCGGCGTGCGGCGCGTGCTGCTCGCCGGGGCCGCCACCCTCGGCGTCGTGCTCGTCCTCGGCGCGCTCGACGCGACCGTGGGCAGCGGCAGCCACGTCGGCCGGTTCGTGTCGTCGGGCCCTGCGGCGATGGCCGAGGTGGTCCACCGGAAGATCGACTCCAACGTGCGCGTGCTCACGACGAGCACGTGGACCTGGGCCGTCGTCGTCGTCGGGGTGTTCGCACTCGGCGCCGCGCTGCTGGCCGGGCGGCGCGCCGGTCGCTTCGAGCGGTCGCCGGCGTGGCGCACGACGCTCGCCGTCCTGGTCGGCTTCGGCGTCGCCGGCGGGCTCGCCAACGACTCGGGCGTGGCCATCCCGGCCATGGTCGCCGTGTTCGTCGGCGCCTTCCTGCTGGTCGTCTCGGCCCGTCGTCCGTTCGAGGCGCCGAGGGTGCTCGAACCCGCCTGA
- a CDS encoding TauD/TfdA family dioxygenase: MVVSVSWEPGCALPQPPDAEVGAERFVGAAGRAGRSLPPAVFDALVALQDAPPRDGALLVRGVPVGDLPATPAHPADPVDKDRTSELALLAVARRLGQPVGYLPEHGGDLVQNLVPTVAGADRQVSTSSRVDLAFHTETAFHPHAPRYLVLLCLRGHPDARTTLCSVHDVIDALDADTVAVLRQARFVCGVDESFLSGPRPSGADDGAVLVATSEHGPRAVIGGTEARPTFWYDAELMRGNDPAAQAALDQLGRAVAERLVSVVLEAGDCLVVDNTVAVHGRSSYAARFDGTDRWLQRAFVVADLAPSAPDRDGRIILTRFD; this comes from the coding sequence ATGGTCGTGTCAGTCTCGTGGGAGCCAGGGTGCGCCCTGCCGCAGCCGCCCGACGCCGAGGTCGGCGCCGAGCGGTTCGTCGGCGCCGCCGGTCGCGCGGGTCGGTCGCTGCCGCCCGCGGTCTTCGACGCCCTCGTCGCGCTGCAGGACGCCCCGCCGCGCGACGGTGCGCTGCTCGTCCGGGGCGTGCCCGTCGGCGACCTGCCGGCGACGCCCGCGCACCCGGCCGACCCGGTCGACAAGGACCGGACCAGCGAGCTGGCGCTCCTGGCCGTCGCCCGGCGGCTCGGCCAGCCCGTGGGCTACCTGCCCGAGCACGGCGGGGACCTCGTCCAGAACCTGGTCCCGACGGTCGCCGGTGCCGACCGCCAGGTCTCCACCTCGTCGCGCGTCGACCTGGCGTTCCACACCGAGACCGCCTTCCACCCCCACGCGCCCCGCTACCTGGTCCTGCTGTGCCTGCGGGGCCACCCCGACGCCCGCACCACGCTGTGCTCGGTCCACGACGTCATCGACGCGCTCGACGCCGACACGGTGGCCGTGCTCCGCCAGGCCCGGTTCGTGTGCGGTGTCGACGAGTCGTTCCTGAGCGGCCCCCGACCGTCGGGAGCGGACGACGGCGCCGTGCTGGTGGCGACCTCCGAGCACGGCCCGCGCGCCGTCATCGGGGGCACCGAGGCCCGCCCCACGTTCTGGTACGACGCCGAGCTGATGCGCGGCAACGACCCCGCTGCGCAGGCCGCGCTCGACCAGCTGGGCCGGGCGGTGGCCGAGCGGCTCGTGTCGGTGGTGCTCGAGGCCGGCGACTGCCTCGTGGTGGACAACACGGTCGCCGTCCACGGTCGCTCGTCCTACGCGGCGCGCTTCGACGGCACGGACCGCTGGCTGCAGCGGGCCTTCGTGGTCGCGGACCTGGCCCCGTCGGCGCCCGACCGGGACGGGCGCATCATCCTGACGCGATTCGACTGA
- a CDS encoding MurR/RpiR family transcriptional regulator: protein MSERLASAGASISPAERKVAEVVAADRELVAFGTVAEVAARAGASGASVVRLADRLGYAGFRGLQDAVRAEISGRLRPATEKIRRPAPGDLVGALAEAAEASIRGTFASLARDDVDRAVSLLSQRRRRVLVLSGDAGSGVGRQAVTHLSMVRDGVEELGGSAVAVGRLLSRTAEGDVLLCIDLPRHDRWVLDAVGAARARGVLVLAVTDSPLSPLATDAEVVVAVESHDVGPFDSYVAVLAVVEVLVAGVAHRLRSSAAEHLDVLEAVWEETGAIDPE, encoded by the coding sequence GTGTCGGAACGGCTCGCGTCCGCCGGGGCATCGATCTCGCCCGCCGAGCGCAAGGTGGCGGAGGTCGTGGCGGCCGACCGCGAGCTGGTCGCCTTCGGGACCGTGGCCGAGGTCGCGGCCCGGGCCGGGGCCAGCGGCGCCTCGGTCGTGCGGCTGGCCGACCGGCTTGGCTACGCAGGCTTCCGCGGCCTGCAGGACGCGGTCCGGGCCGAGATCAGCGGCCGGCTGCGCCCGGCGACCGAGAAGATCCGCCGACCGGCGCCCGGCGACCTGGTCGGCGCCCTGGCCGAGGCGGCGGAGGCGTCGATCCGCGGCACGTTCGCGTCGCTGGCCCGCGACGACGTCGACCGCGCGGTGTCCCTCCTCTCCCAGCGCCGTCGCCGGGTCCTGGTCCTGAGCGGCGACGCCGGCTCGGGTGTCGGCCGCCAGGCCGTCACGCACCTGTCGATGGTGCGCGACGGCGTCGAGGAGCTCGGCGGCAGCGCCGTCGCCGTCGGCCGGCTCCTGTCGAGGACCGCCGAGGGCGACGTGCTGCTCTGCATCGACCTGCCCCGCCACGACCGTTGGGTCCTCGACGCGGTCGGGGCCGCCCGGGCTCGGGGCGTGCTGGTCCTGGCCGTCACCGACTCGCCGCTCTCGCCGCTCGCCACCGACGCCGAGGTCGTCGTGGCGGTCGAGTCCCACGACGTCGGTCCGTTCGACAGCTACGTCGCGGTGCTGGCGGTGGTGGAGGTCCTCGTGGCCGGGGTGGCGCACCGCCTGCGCAGCTCCGCAGCCGAGCACCTCGACGTGCTCGAGGCGGTGTGGGAGGAGACCGGGGCGATCGATCCCGAGTGA
- the glsA gene encoding glutaminase A yields MHETAPDDAPPASLAPGPGGADEDAPSELLTYELLTEGEASPATNMVITALGQVLARHEDRTEGAVADYIPELAKVDPDRYGVALASVHGRVYTAGDCSTPFTIQSVSKPFVYALALEDLGLDRVAEHIDFEPSGEPFNAISLDEASGRPSNPLINAGAIVSTSLVAADGPAERFARIRERLSAFAGRELELDDAVYASESATGDRNRALAHLAASSGVLGAPVTEAVDTYFRQCSLVVTARDLAVMGATLANSGINPVTGETVIHESTAMTVLSVMATCGMYDDSGEWMVRVGLPAKSGVGGGIVAVQPAEFGIGTFSPRLDSRGNSVRGIAALQDLSGTFGLHLLNHHRVPRSAIAGRDGGDGELRLTLRGELDFIAMEEIAHELVGFAVGTEGRGGTVTLDVTNVTLVRSAVEQFLLQAVDRLRTFDVELQIVDRTDGG; encoded by the coding sequence GTGCACGAGACGGCTCCCGACGACGCTCCGCCCGCCTCCCTCGCCCCCGGTCCCGGCGGCGCGGACGAGGACGCCCCCTCGGAGCTCCTGACCTACGAGCTGCTCACCGAGGGCGAGGCGTCGCCGGCGACGAACATGGTGATCACCGCGCTCGGGCAGGTGCTGGCCCGGCACGAGGACCGCACCGAGGGCGCCGTCGCCGACTACATCCCCGAGCTCGCCAAGGTGGACCCGGACCGGTACGGCGTCGCGCTCGCGAGCGTGCACGGGCGGGTGTACACCGCCGGTGACTGCTCGACCCCGTTCACGATCCAGTCGGTCTCCAAGCCGTTCGTCTACGCCCTCGCGCTCGAGGACCTGGGCCTCGACCGGGTCGCCGAGCACATCGACTTCGAGCCGAGCGGGGAGCCGTTCAACGCGATCAGCCTCGACGAGGCGTCGGGCCGGCCGTCGAACCCGCTGATCAACGCCGGTGCCATCGTGTCGACGTCGCTGGTCGCCGCCGACGGCCCCGCCGAGCGGTTCGCCCGCATCCGCGAGCGGCTGTCGGCGTTCGCCGGGCGCGAGCTCGAGCTGGACGACGCCGTCTACGCGTCGGAGTCCGCGACCGGCGACCGCAATCGGGCGCTCGCCCACCTCGCCGCCTCGTCCGGCGTGCTCGGCGCGCCGGTCACCGAGGCCGTCGACACGTACTTCCGGCAGTGCTCGCTCGTCGTCACCGCCAGGGACCTGGCGGTCATGGGCGCCACGCTCGCCAACTCCGGCATCAACCCGGTCACGGGGGAGACCGTGATCCACGAGTCGACGGCGATGACCGTGCTGTCGGTGATGGCCACGTGCGGGATGTACGACGACTCCGGCGAGTGGATGGTCCGGGTCGGCCTGCCGGCCAAGAGCGGCGTCGGGGGCGGGATCGTCGCCGTCCAGCCCGCCGAGTTCGGCATCGGCACCTTCAGCCCGAGGCTCGACAGCCGGGGCAACAGCGTGCGAGGGATCGCCGCGCTGCAGGACCTGTCGGGCACCTTCGGGCTCCACCTGCTCAACCACCACCGGGTGCCGCGCTCCGCGATCGCCGGTCGCGACGGCGGCGACGGCGAGCTCCGGCTGACGCTGCGCGGCGAGCTCGACTTCATCGCCATGGAGGAGATCGCGCACGAGCTCGTCGGCTTCGCCGTCGGCACCGAGGGCCGAGGCGGCACGGTGACGCTCGATGTCACGAACGTGACGCTCGTGCGCTCCGCCGTCGAGCAGTTCCTGCTGCAGGCGGTCGACCGGTTGCGAACCTTCGACGTCGAGCTGCAGATCGTGGACCGCACCGACGGCGGCTGA
- a CDS encoding acetyl-CoA C-acetyltransferase — protein sequence MTEAWIIDACRTPRGTGKVGKGSLAHLHTQRLGATVLAALAERTGLDTADVDDVIFGCSWQVGTQSGDLGRMAALDAGYPETASGVTLDRFCASGITAVNLAAASVMSGLEDVVVAGGAEMMSSYKQNAPKNRNPFMDNGNLHLRALHPQTNQGVAADAIATLEGIPRTALDALAAESQRRAEIAIKEGRFERSLVPVLDEDGTVALDREEYPRPGTTAEALAQLPASFEQLADLPLDEDGTTYRDMVLARYPGLEITHVHHAGNSSGVVDGAAAILVTSPEYARAHGLTPRAKVRAIANQGDDPTLMLNAPVPATRKVLERAGMTLDDIDLFEVNEAFAVVPEKYIRDLDVDREKINVNGGAIALGHPIGATGSLLIGTVLDELERRDQNVGLVTMCAAGGMAPAIVLERV from the coding sequence ATGACCGAGGCCTGGATCATCGACGCGTGCCGCACGCCGCGAGGGACCGGGAAGGTGGGCAAGGGCTCCCTGGCCCACCTCCACACGCAGCGCCTCGGCGCCACCGTCCTCGCCGCGCTGGCCGAGCGGACCGGGCTCGACACCGCCGACGTCGACGACGTGATCTTCGGCTGCTCGTGGCAGGTCGGCACCCAGAGCGGCGACCTCGGCCGGATGGCCGCCCTGGACGCCGGGTACCCGGAGACCGCCAGCGGGGTCACGCTGGACCGCTTCTGCGCCTCGGGCATCACCGCCGTGAACCTCGCGGCCGCGAGCGTCATGTCGGGGCTCGAGGACGTCGTCGTGGCCGGCGGCGCCGAGATGATGTCGTCCTACAAGCAGAACGCCCCGAAGAACCGCAACCCGTTCATGGACAACGGGAACCTGCACCTCCGGGCCCTGCACCCGCAGACGAACCAGGGCGTCGCCGCCGACGCGATCGCCACCCTCGAGGGCATCCCGCGGACGGCGCTCGACGCGCTCGCCGCCGAGTCGCAGCGCCGGGCCGAGATCGCCATCAAGGAGGGCCGCTTCGAGCGCTCGCTCGTGCCCGTGCTGGACGAGGACGGGACCGTCGCCCTCGACCGCGAGGAGTACCCGCGACCGGGCACGACGGCCGAGGCGCTCGCCCAGCTGCCCGCCTCCTTCGAGCAGCTCGCCGACCTCCCGCTCGACGAGGACGGCACCACCTACCGCGACATGGTCCTCGCCCGGTACCCCGGGCTCGAGATCACCCACGTCCACCACGCCGGCAACTCGTCGGGGGTCGTCGACGGCGCCGCCGCCATCCTCGTCACCAGCCCCGAGTACGCAAGGGCCCACGGCCTGACGCCCCGGGCGAAGGTGCGGGCGATCGCGAACCAGGGCGACGACCCGACCCTGATGCTCAACGCCCCGGTCCCCGCCACCCGCAAGGTGCTCGAGCGGGCCGGCATGACGCTCGACGACATCGACCTGTTCGAGGTCAACGAGGCCTTCGCCGTCGTGCCCGAGAAGTACATCCGCGACCTCGACGTCGACCGGGAGAAGATCAACGTCAACGGCGGGGCGATCGCCCTCGGCCACCCGATCGGCGCGACCGGCAGCCTCCTGATCGGCACCGTGCTCGACGAGCTCGAGCGCCGGGACCAGAACGTCGGCCTCGTCACGATGTGCGCCGCGGGCGGCATGGCCCCCGCGATCGTGCTCGAGCGCGTCTGA